The sequence below is a genomic window from Deltaproteobacteria bacterium.
TGGGACAAGCGCTGAGCTTCACATGATAGAGTTTTTTCACGCCAAAGCGCGGATGCATCAGCCGCTGCGCCAACTCACCGTCATTGGTCAGCAGCAATAGGCCCGCCGTGTTGTAGTCTAACCGGCCCACCGCAAAGACCCGCTGTTTCTCACCGAGCTCACGCAAGAACGGCGTGAGATCGGGACGCTTTTCCGGATCGTTTAGCGTTGTGATAATTCCCGGCGGTTTGTGAAAAGCGTAGTAGAGCGGCGCGGCGGGCGGGCGAATACGCTTGCCGTCGACCTTGATGCTGTCCTGCGCCGGATCAGCCTGGGTGCCGAGCTTGCGGACCACCGCTCCATTGACCATGACGCGCCCTTCGGCAATCCAACGCTCGGCTTCACGGCGTGATGCAAGCCCGGCATGGGCGAGAATCTTTTGTAAGCGCTCCATGATTGGAATGCGTTTCGAGGTTCGGGTTGCGCGTTTCGGGTTTCGCGCAGAGGACCTGTACTATTCTTCC
It includes:
- a CDS encoding rRNA pseudouridine synthase — translated: MMERLQKILAHAGLASRREAERWIAEGRVMVNGAVVRKLGTQADPAQDSIKVDGKRIRPPAAPLYYAFHKPPGIITTLNDPEKRPDLTPFLRELGEKQRVFAVGRLDYNTAGLLLLTNDGELAQRLMHPRFGVKKLYHVKLSACPSEEELGRLRKGLRLEDGMTAPARVRVLERLKKNAWVEIEIHEGRKREVRRMFEALGYFVEKLIRMRMGTVTLGKLAPGDIRPLSRVEVASLKRAVGL